One Pelotomaculum isophthalicicum JI genomic region harbors:
- a CDS encoding copper amine oxidase N-terminal domain-containing protein — translation MRMQKQKLRNLVALLVVALVLGCWSGVASAYWTDLIDQMTPFNTSGPESTAEVNQTYIDLTNVSSGSVTSATYIGASQTRTDNSYTVASQTYIDAMDRITSYVFALTNQYRPDTDMGLSGVDYLPTVHVYTYGTQKDQAMYSVVSGLVDCLGNPPIRGDGGGSSSSWINNYSPTAMASTTITSFKIGEKSITTASGTTITMDVAPYVKDGRTYTPVRYLAYALGVPESGVQWDEATQTVTIVKGDTVLKMSIGNTTMTKNGEIIVMDVAPELVDPGRTMLPARWVSEALGATVTWDEVTQQVVIKQGT, via the coding sequence ATGCGAATGCAAAAACAAAAACTACGTAACCTTGTCGCTTTGCTCGTCGTTGCGTTGGTGCTGGGGTGCTGGAGCGGTGTGGCGAGCGCTTATTGGACTGATTTAATTGACCAAATGACACCTTTTAACACTTCAGGCCCTGAAAGCACTGCCGAGGTCAACCAGACATATATTGATTTGACCAATGTTTCAAGTGGTTCCGTGACTTCTGCGACATATATTGGCGCAAGCCAAACAAGGACCGATAATTCTTATACTGTTGCATCACAGACATACATAGATGCAATGGATAGAATTACAAGTTATGTTTTTGCTTTAACCAACCAATATAGACCTGATACAGACATGGGTTTAAGCGGCGTGGACTATTTACCAACTGTTCATGTTTATACTTATGGAACCCAAAAAGATCAGGCTATGTATTCGGTTGTTTCTGGCCTGGTAGATTGTCTCGGCAATCCTCCTATTAGGGGCGATGGTGGCGGATCTTCTTCGTCATGGATAAATAATTATTCGCCCACGGCCATGGCCTCAACAACTATTACTTCCTTCAAAATCGGTGAAAAATCGATCACAACTGCCAGTGGTACAACAATAACCATGGATGTCGCACCATACGTAAAAGACGGGCGAACCTATACTCCAGTCCGATATCTCGCATATGCGCTCGGTGTTCCTGAAAGCGGGGTCCAATGGGATGAAGCAACACAAACCGTTACCATTGTCAAGGGCGATACGGTTCTCAAAATGAGCATCGGGAACACTACCATGACTAAAAACGGTGAAATTATTGTCATGGATGTCGCCCCGGAACTTGTTGATCCGGGCAGGAC